In Asanoa sp. WMMD1127, one genomic interval encodes:
- a CDS encoding FAD-dependent monooxygenase yields MNVLISGAGIAGLGLAHWLGRHGIGATVVERSPALRSGGQAIDIRGAGRTVVERMGILDAIRDRHTGTHGIMYVDRAGKPVARMGGDDFGHSGGVVAEIEILRGDLVRILREAAPEAEYLFDDHITALRDEADGITATFHRAPPRTFDVVVGADGLRSGVRALAFGNDRRHVRDLGMYSSFFAARTSLELDGWEVMYNLPAGNGVGGRVLLLYPVGRDGEVRAMFSWASPALGHDRRDTAAQKALLAEVFAGAGWEIPHLIDQMWQADDFYFTRSGATELDRWSRGRATLLGDAAFAGSLGMGTSMALVGAYVLAGELATAADPAAAFAGYEEGMRDYVTRNLKRPPGGDRGFAPASRAGIWLRNQVVRTMTKLPGKSALTGNLQAAADAIALKDYPLPTATR; encoded by the coding sequence ATGAACGTCCTCATCTCTGGAGCCGGCATCGCCGGATTGGGACTCGCCCACTGGCTCGGTCGGCACGGCATCGGCGCGACCGTGGTGGAGCGCTCGCCCGCCCTCCGCTCGGGTGGCCAGGCCATCGACATCCGCGGGGCGGGCCGCACGGTCGTCGAGCGGATGGGCATCCTCGACGCCATCCGGGACAGACACACCGGGACACACGGCATCATGTACGTCGATCGCGCGGGCAAGCCGGTCGCGCGCATGGGCGGCGACGACTTCGGCCACTCGGGCGGGGTGGTGGCCGAGATCGAGATCCTCCGCGGCGACCTGGTGCGGATCCTGCGCGAGGCGGCGCCCGAGGCCGAATATCTCTTCGACGACCACATCACGGCGCTGCGCGACGAGGCCGACGGCATCACCGCCACCTTCCACCGTGCGCCGCCCCGGACCTTCGACGTGGTCGTCGGCGCCGACGGTCTCCGCTCGGGCGTGCGCGCGCTGGCGTTCGGAAACGACCGGCGGCACGTACGCGATCTCGGGATGTACTCCTCTTTCTTCGCCGCCCGCACGTCGCTCGAGCTGGACGGCTGGGAGGTGATGTACAACCTGCCGGCCGGCAACGGCGTCGGCGGCCGGGTGCTGCTGCTTTATCCCGTCGGCCGCGACGGCGAGGTGCGGGCGATGTTCTCGTGGGCCTCCCCCGCGCTCGGCCACGACCGGCGCGACACCGCCGCCCAGAAGGCGCTGCTGGCGGAGGTTTTCGCAGGCGCCGGCTGGGAGATCCCGCACCTGATCGACCAGATGTGGCAGGCCGACGACTTCTACTTCACCCGCAGCGGTGCGACCGAGCTCGACCGCTGGTCGCGCGGCCGGGCCACGCTGCTGGGCGACGCCGCGTTCGCGGGCTCGCTCGGCATGGGCACGAGCATGGCGCTGGTCGGCGCCTACGTGCTGGCCGGCGAGCTCGCGACGGCGGCCGACCCGGCGGCGGCGTTCGCGGGCTATGAGGAGGGCATGCGGGACTACGTCACCCGCAACCTCAAGCGGCCGCCGGGCGGCGACCGCGGCTTCGCGCCCGCCTCGCGGGCCGGCATCTGGCTACGCAACCAGGTCGTCCGCACGATGACCAAGCTGCCGGGCAAGAGCGCGCTGACCGGCAACCTACAGGCAGCGGCCGACGCCATCGCCTTGAAGGACTATCCGCTGCCAACCGCGACCCGCTGA
- a CDS encoding aldo/keto reductase: MTSSTAQPTVKLPGDVRMPLLGFGTWQAHGESAYRAVGAALDSGYRLIDTATAYGNEDLVGRAVAESSVPREDIFITTKLPPDRVGREQRTMDESLQLLGVDQLDLWLIHWPPHRGGLVDNWRRMIEIRDAGQTRSIGVSNYSLAQIDELIAETGLAPAVNQIKWGPRLYDKAEVQGHHERGVVLEGYSPFKTTRLGDPVLTRIAEAHGVSAAQVVVRWHIQHGIVVIPKSVTPSRIRDNGDVFGFELSAEEMSAIDGMGK, translated from the coding sequence ATGACCTCATCGACCGCACAACCAACCGTCAAGCTGCCCGGCGATGTCCGGATGCCGTTGCTGGGCTTCGGAACCTGGCAGGCCCACGGCGAGAGCGCGTACCGGGCCGTCGGCGCGGCCCTCGACAGCGGGTACCGGTTGATCGACACCGCCACCGCGTACGGCAACGAGGACCTGGTCGGCCGCGCGGTCGCGGAGAGCAGCGTCCCCCGCGAGGACATCTTCATCACCACCAAACTCCCGCCTGATCGGGTCGGCCGCGAACAGCGCACCATGGACGAAAGCCTGCAGTTGCTGGGCGTCGACCAGCTGGACCTCTGGCTGATCCACTGGCCACCGCACCGCGGCGGCCTGGTCGACAACTGGCGCCGCATGATCGAAATCCGGGACGCGGGCCAGACCCGCTCGATCGGCGTGAGCAACTACTCGCTCGCCCAGATCGACGAGCTGATCGCGGAGACCGGCTTGGCGCCCGCGGTCAACCAGATCAAGTGGGGCCCCCGCCTCTACGACAAGGCCGAGGTCCAAGGCCACCACGAACGCGGCGTGGTGCTCGAGGGCTACAGCCCCTTCAAGACCACCCGCCTGGGTGACCCGGTGCTGACCCGCATCGCCGAAGCCCACGGCGTCTCCGCCGCCCAGGTCGTCGTCCGCTGGCACATCCAACATGGAATCGTCGTCATCCCCAAGTCGGTCACCCCGTCCCGCATTCGCGACAACGGGGACGTCTTCGGCTTCGAACTCTCCGCCGAAGAGATGTCGGCCATCGACGGCATGGGCAAATAG
- a CDS encoding DNA polymerase ligase N-terminal domain-containing protein, whose translation MPDRLEEYRRKRDAGRTPEPVPEAAPEPAGNDRFVIQQHHARALHWDLRLERDGVLVSWAVPRGLPRDQVRNHLAVHTEDHPMEYLTFHGDIPAGEYGGGRMTVFDTGTYETEKWKPDEVMFTLHGSRASGRYVLFRTGRPEPGKREDWMIRRMSPPAEGWEPLPDLIRPARPTPADTLPEPDDAWAFEMRWDGTRAVAYVSGGRVRLLSMSDQDISGAYRAVRDLGPALAPTEAVLDGEIVAFDRQGRVRPAPTTAAGRRPPPGLTISYLAYDLLWLEGRRTVDLPYTQRRELLDGLALSGPSWQTPPSFQGGGEFALAAAAEQGLPGVVAKRLDAGYTPGRRTKDWLRIDAA comes from the coding sequence ATGCCCGACCGGCTGGAGGAATACCGCCGTAAGCGTGACGCGGGACGCACGCCCGAGCCGGTGCCCGAGGCCGCGCCGGAACCGGCCGGCAACGACCGGTTCGTGATCCAGCAGCACCACGCCCGGGCGTTGCACTGGGACCTGCGGCTCGAGCGCGACGGCGTGCTGGTCTCCTGGGCCGTGCCCCGCGGGTTGCCGCGCGATCAGGTGCGCAACCACCTCGCGGTGCACACCGAAGATCACCCGATGGAGTACCTGACGTTCCACGGGGACATTCCGGCCGGCGAGTACGGCGGTGGGCGGATGACCGTGTTCGACACCGGCACCTACGAGACGGAGAAGTGGAAGCCCGACGAGGTCATGTTCACCCTGCACGGGTCGCGGGCGTCGGGCCGCTACGTGTTGTTCCGGACCGGGCGGCCCGAGCCCGGCAAGCGCGAGGACTGGATGATCCGGCGCATGTCGCCGCCGGCCGAAGGGTGGGAGCCGCTGCCGGATCTGATCCGCCCCGCGCGACCGACGCCGGCCGACACGCTGCCCGAGCCCGACGACGCGTGGGCGTTCGAGATGCGCTGGGACGGCACACGGGCTGTGGCCTATGTGTCCGGTGGGCGGGTGCGCCTCCTGTCAATGTCCGATCAGGACATCAGCGGCGCCTACCGGGCGGTCCGCGACCTCGGGCCGGCCCTCGCGCCGACCGAGGCCGTGCTCGACGGCGAGATCGTCGCGTTCGACCGGCAGGGTCGGGTCAGGCCCGCGCCGACCACCGCGGCGGGGCGGCGGCCGCCGCCGGGCCTGACGATCAGCTACCTGGCCTACGACCTGCTGTGGCTCGAAGGCCGGCGGACCGTCGATCTGCCCTACACCCAGCGGCGGGAACTGCTCGACGGCCTCGCGCTCTCCGGACCGTCGTGGCAGACGCCACCGTCCTTCCAGGGCGGCGGCGAGTTCGCGCTCGCCGCCGCGGCCGAGCAGGGTCTGCCGGGCGTGGTCGCCAAGCGCCTCGACGCCGGCTACACACCAGGCCGCCGCACAAAGGACTGGCTCCGCATCGACGCTGCCTGA
- a CDS encoding cupin domain-containing protein, which produces MEHFTIAVVAEKNPDFRRVLATGKYTQLVVMTIPPDGEIGEEVHETTDQLLTFVSGVGEARVGGEKKPVSAGDLVFVPAGTKHNFVNTGPYPLVLYTVYGPPEHSPGAVHSTKEEADRMEESGQDEPPK; this is translated from the coding sequence ATGGAACATTTCACGATCGCGGTGGTCGCCGAGAAGAACCCCGACTTCCGCCGGGTGCTGGCGACCGGCAAATACACGCAGCTGGTGGTCATGACCATCCCGCCGGACGGTGAGATCGGCGAGGAGGTCCACGAGACGACGGACCAGCTCCTGACGTTCGTCAGTGGGGTTGGCGAGGCTCGGGTGGGCGGCGAGAAGAAGCCGGTCAGCGCGGGTGATCTCGTGTTCGTGCCCGCCGGCACCAAACACAACTTCGTCAACACCGGCCCCTATCCTCTGGTGCTCTACACGGTGTACGGGCCGCCCGAGCACTCACCCGGCGCCGTCCACAGCACCAAGGAGGAGGCGGACCGGATGGAGGAAAGCGGCCAGGACGAGCCTCCGAAGTAG
- a CDS encoding PQQ-binding-like beta-propeller repeat protein: MTSSGNVDIWPAVGTRPAGRLDPVIEIDRDVDWQPPEPRPWSTRTRILAAGVTAAVAATVWFAGIATPNDLAPIFRRAGTAEAMALDDSRAYVSGGNAVRAYQLSDGAQLWFRRVVGLAHLIALDDDRVAIATVDVGQRPEVWVLDGRTGAVLWQRQTRYVARAGDVLVVNGPRDGDTLPLRGLATTDGTPRWTVEMEPTVMVAGVTGPLRTDQVEVLPGHLRVRDLTSGRVVVDTEQDGAISATVVNGTAILVDQQGMISAYDAGDGRRLWRQPTPVHGIFESFADCGRYLCHVNDRGTIALERLTGRRAWKADKRYLTAPVDEEHMFVAETFEGFDGSGTAVVDPRNGGVRTTTAPWRGLGVIEDSELLVWRYDGPRQQLIGLFDAVSTRTRIIGRADDWAAAPTCVTSARHVLCASVFEIAVWPR, translated from the coding sequence ATGACCAGCAGCGGCAACGTCGACATCTGGCCGGCGGTGGGCACGCGCCCGGCCGGCCGGCTCGACCCTGTCATCGAGATCGACCGCGACGTCGACTGGCAGCCGCCCGAGCCGCGGCCGTGGAGCACCCGGACCCGCATCCTCGCCGCCGGCGTGACGGCCGCCGTGGCCGCGACCGTCTGGTTCGCCGGCATCGCCACGCCGAACGACCTCGCTCCGATCTTCCGCCGCGCCGGCACGGCCGAGGCGATGGCGCTCGACGACAGCCGCGCCTACGTCTCCGGCGGCAATGCCGTCCGCGCGTACCAGCTCAGCGACGGCGCTCAACTCTGGTTCCGCCGCGTCGTCGGCCTCGCCCACCTGATCGCCCTCGACGATGACCGCGTCGCGATCGCGACCGTCGACGTGGGCCAGCGCCCCGAGGTCTGGGTGCTCGACGGCCGCACCGGCGCGGTCCTCTGGCAACGCCAGACCCGCTACGTCGCGCGCGCCGGCGACGTGCTCGTCGTCAACGGGCCGCGCGACGGCGACACGCTGCCGCTGCGCGGCCTGGCCACGACCGACGGGACTCCACGCTGGACGGTCGAGATGGAGCCCACCGTCATGGTCGCCGGCGTCACCGGCCCGCTGCGGACCGACCAGGTCGAGGTCCTCCCCGGCCACCTGCGCGTCCGCGACCTGACCAGCGGCCGCGTCGTCGTCGACACCGAGCAGGACGGAGCGATCAGCGCCACCGTCGTCAACGGCACGGCCATCCTCGTCGACCAGCAGGGCATGATCTCGGCGTACGACGCCGGTGACGGTCGCCGGCTCTGGCGCCAGCCGACCCCGGTGCACGGCATCTTCGAGTCGTTCGCCGACTGCGGCCGCTACCTCTGTCACGTCAACGACCGCGGCACGATCGCCCTCGAACGGTTGACCGGGCGTCGGGCGTGGAAGGCCGACAAGCGCTACCTGACGGCGCCGGTCGACGAGGAGCACATGTTCGTCGCGGAGACGTTCGAGGGCTTCGACGGGTCCGGCACGGCCGTCGTCGACCCGCGCAACGGCGGGGTCCGCACCACCACGGCCCCGTGGCGCGGGCTCGGCGTCATCGAGGATTCAGAACTCCTGGTCTGGCGGTACGACGGCCCGCGCCAGCAACTCATCGGCCTGTTCGACGCCGTCAGCACACGCACCCGGATCATCGGCCGGGCCGACGACTGGGCGGCCGCGCCGACCTGCGTCACCAGCGCCCGCCACGTGCTCTGCGCCAGCGTCTTCGAGATCGCCGTCTGGCCCCGCTGA
- a CDS encoding DUF397 domain-containing protein produces the protein MSDEAVTWTKSTYSGANGGCVEWAKLGSEIGVRDSKDKTGPVLTFSRTAWQSFVNATSRGDYRPHD, from the coding sequence ATGAGTGACGAAGCAGTCACCTGGACGAAGTCGACTTACAGCGGTGCCAACGGCGGATGCGTCGAATGGGCAAAGCTGGGAAGCGAAATCGGCGTCCGTGACTCTAAAGACAAGACCGGCCCCGTCCTCACCTTCAGCCGCACGGCCTGGCAATCCTTCGTGAACGCCACCAGCCGAGGCGACTACCGACCGCACGACTGA